In a single window of the Diospyros lotus cultivar Yz01 chromosome 10, ASM1463336v1, whole genome shotgun sequence genome:
- the LOC127811269 gene encoding (13S,14R)-1,13-dihydroxy-N-methylcanadine 13-O-acetyltransferase AT1-like produces MEIQLVSAQYVKPSSPTPPHLKTFHISLLDQLLASAYVLTVFHYPIPDATSVKQVLARLKTSLSETLSRFYPLAGRLKDHMSFECNDEGVLFIETHVNRDMSEFLK; encoded by the coding sequence ATGGAAATCCAACTGGTTTCAGCCCAATACGTCAAGCCTTCTTCTCCCACACCCCCTCACCTTAAAACCTTCCACATTTCTCTCTTGGACCAGCTCCTCGCTTCTGCTTACGTTCTCACCGTCTTTCACTACCCCATACCCGATGCCACCTCCGTCAAACAAGTGTTGGCTCGTTTAAAGACTTCGCTCTCCGAGACCCTGTCTCGATTTTACCCACTTGCTGGACGACTTAAAGATCATATGTCGTTCGAATGTAACGATGAAGGGGTTCTATTCATAGAAACTCATGTTAATCGTGACATGTCTGAGTTTCTTAAATAG
- the LOC127811271 gene encoding stemmadenine O-acetyltransferase-like — MKIQVVSRDYIKPTSPTPSHLRTFTISLLDQLVSTGYVPFVFHYPIPDVSSINQILARLKSSLSETLSRFYPLAGRLKDHMSFDCNDEGVLFIETHVRCDMSEFLERPEIEVLHRFVPYQGFVPEPPNTLSHLAIQANVFASGGISIGLSMSHKVLDANTMASFLRCWTALSSGCQDQAIFPDLSSASSLFPPSSEQLPRSMAFLKESWLNQGKSTLRRFVFNSNAIKALKVKATSQLVPYPSSSQVITSLIWTRAMAASATVKGSQHPSTLVFAVNMRQRMAPPLSQNAFGNIFWLTSAHHNATHTNEDDELQVVVGRVKEAVKKLDSKFIQSMQGGEGCHKIRELMEERDEAYAKERPKMYMVSDLRNFKLSELDFGWGKPIWVSHVWGFPSSVFVNGAFLAESSVKGGIEAWVHLDEPEMAILEQDPKFMCYAPSNPCFWVPSS, encoded by the coding sequence ATGAAGATTCAAGTTGTTTCAAGGGACTACATCAAGCCAACTTCTCCAACACCCTCTCACCTTAGAACCTTCACCATTTCTCTCTTGGACCAGCTCGTCAGTACTGGTTACGTCCCCTTCGTCTTTCACTACCCCATACCCGATGTCAGCTCTATCAATCAAATCTTGGCTCGTTTGAAAAGTTCGCTGTCCGAAACCCTGTCTCGCTTCTATCCGTTGGCTGGTCGGCTTAAGGATCACATGTCGTTTGATTGCAATGATGAAGGAGTTCTATTCATAGAAACCCATGTTCGTTGTGACATGTCCGAGTTTCTTGAAAGACCTGAAATCGAAGTCCTGCACCGATTTGTTCCTTACCAAGGCTTCGTTCCAGAGCCACCAAATACCTTATCTCACCTAGCTATTCAAGCCAACGTATTTGCTTCTGGGGGAATTTCCATTGGTTTGTCAATGTCGCACAAGGTGTTAGATGCAAATACAATGGCTTCTTTCCTTAGGTGTTGGACTGCCTTGTCTAGCGGCTGTCAAGACCAAGCAATATTCCCTGACCTCAGCTCAGCATCCTCGCTTTTCCCTCCTAGCTCCGAACAACTACCACGTAGCATGGCATTTCTCAAGGAGAGTTGGTTGAATCAAGGGAAAAGCACCTTGAGGAGATTTGTGTTCAATAGTAACGCTATAAAAGCCCTCAAGGTCAAGGCCACTAGCCAGCTAGTTCCTTATCCAAGCAGTTCCCAAGTGATAACTTCTTTAATCTGGACGCGTGCAATGGCTGCTTCCGCAACAGTCAAAGGCTCCCAGCACCCATCCACGTTGGTCTTTGCAGTAAACATGAGGCAACGAATGGCACCCCCATTGTCCCAAAACGCATTTGGGAATATCTTCTGGCTAACAAGTGCACACCACAATGCAACCCACACAAATGAAGACGATGAGCTGCAAGTTGTGGTGGGTCGCGTGAAGGAAGCAGTTAAAAAACTAGACTCTAAATTTATCCAAAGTATGCAAGGGGGTGAAGGGTGTCACAAGATTCGCGAGTTGATGGAAGAAAGAGACGAAGCATATGCCAAAGAAAGACCCAAAATGTACATGGTTAGCGACTTGAGAAATTTCAAATTGTCGGAATTGGACTTTGGGTGGGGAAAGCCTATTTGGGTTAGCCATGTTTGGGGATTCCCCAGTTCAGTGTTTGTGAATGGGGCTTTTTTAGCAGAAAGCAGCGTGAAGGGAGGAATAGAAGCATGGGTGCACTTGGACGAACCTGAAATGGCTATTTTGGAACAAGACCCTAAATTCATGTGCTACGCTCCCTCAAATCCATGTTTTTGGGTGCCATCATCATAG
- the LOC127811270 gene encoding BAHD acyltransferase BIA1-like: protein MAYLKESWLNEGKSILRRFVFDGDAIKALKIKATSQLVPYPSSSQVISSLIWTRAMVASTTVKGSQNPSTLVFAVNMRPRMASPLSENAFGNIFWLTSAHHNAAHTSENDELQIVVGLVKEAVEKQDSNFIQSMQGDEGFDNIRKLMEEREEVYAKGRPGMYMVSDLRSFKLSELDFGWGKPIWVSRVWGFPTSVFVNRVFLAESSVNGGGMKAWVHLDEPEMAILEQDPEFLSYASSNPGFLVPTS, encoded by the coding sequence ATGGCATATCTCAAGGAGAGTTGGTTGAACGAAGGGAAAAGCATCTTGAGGagatttgtttttgatggtgaTGCCATAAAAGCTCTGAAGATCAAGGCCACTAGCCAACTAGTTCCTTATCCAAGCAGCTCCCAAGTGATAAGTTCTTTAATCTGGACGCGTGCAATGGTTGCTTCCACAACGGTCAAAGGCTCCCAAAACCCATCGACGTTGGTGTTTGCAGTAAACATGCGGCCGCGAATGGCATCGCCGTTGTCCGAAAATGCATTTGGGAATATCTTCTGGCTAACAAGTGCACACCACAATGCAGCCCACACAAGTGAAAATGATGAGCTGCAAATTGTGGTGGGTCTGGTGAAGGAAGCAGTTGAAAAGCAAGACAGTAATTTTATCCAAAGCATGCAAGGGGATGAAGGGTTTGACAACATTCGCAAGTTGatggaagaaagagaggaagtaTATGCCAAAGGAAGACCCGGAATGTACATGGTCAGCGACCTGAGAAGTTTCAAATTGTCGGAATTGGACTTCGGGTGGGGAAAGCCTATTTGGGTTAGCCGTGTTTGGGGATTTCCTACTTCAGTATTTGTGAATAGGGTATTTCTAGCAGAAAGCAGCGTGAACGGAGGAGGAATGAAAGCATGGGTGCACCTGGATGAGCCTGAAATGGCTATTTTGGAACAAGACCCTGAATTCCTAAGCTACGCTTCCTCAAATCCAGGTTTTCTAGTGCCAACATCATAG
- the LOC127811268 gene encoding stemmadenine O-acetyltransferase-like — protein MEIEAVSREYIKPSSPTPSHLRTFTISLLDQLVSTGYVPFVFHYPIPDASSIKQILARLKNALSETLSRFYPLAGRLKDHMSFDCNDEGVLFIETHVRCDMSEFLKEPEIEVLHRFVPYQGFVLEPQNTLSHLAIQANVFASGGISIGVSMSHKVLDANTLVSFLRCWTALSRGCQDQAIFPDLSSASSLFPPSSEQLPRSMAYCKESWFNQGKSILRRFVFDCNAIKALKVKATSQLVPYPSSSQVITSLIWTRAMAASATVKGSQHPSTLVFAVNMRPRMASPLSENAFGNIFWLTSAHHNAAHTKQNDELPVVAGRVKEAVKKLDSNFIQSMQGDEGFHNIRKLMEERDEVYAKERPGMYMVSDLRSFKLSELNFGWGKPIWVSHVWGFPSSVFVNGVFLAESSVNGGIEAWVHLDEPEMSILEQDPEFLTYASSNPGFSMPS, from the coding sequence ATGGAGATTGAAGCGGTGTCAAGGGAATACATCAAGCCATCTTCTCCAACACCCTCTCACCTTAGAACCTTCACCATTTCTCTCTTGGACCAGCTCGTCAGTACTGGTTACGTCCCCTTCGTCTTTCACTACCCCATACCCGATGCCAGCTCTATCAAGCAAATCTTGGCTCGTTTGAAAAATGCGCTGTCCGAAACCCTGTCTCGCTTCTACCCGTTGGCTGGACGGCTTAAAGACCACATGTCGTTTGATTGCAATGATGAAGGAGTTCTATTCATAGAAACTCATGTTCGTTGTGACATGTCCGAGTTTCTTAAAGAACCTGAAATCGAAGTCCTTCACCGATTTGTTCCTTACCAAGGCTTCGTTCTAGAGCCACAAAATACCTTATCTCACCTAGCTATTCAAGCCAACGTATTTGCTTCTGGGGGAATTTCCATTGGCGTGTCCATGTCCCACAAGGTGTTAGATGCAAATACACTGGTTTCTTTCCTTAGGTGTTGGACTGCCTTGTCTAGGGGCTGTCAAGACCAAGCAATATTCCCTGACCTCAGCTCAGCATCCTCGCTTTTCCCTCCTAGCTCCGAGCAACTACCACGTAGCATGGCGTATTGCAAGGAGAGTTGGTTCAATCAAGGGAAAAGCATCTTGAGGAGATTTGTGTTCGATTGTAATGCCATAAAAGCCCTCAAGGTTAAGGCCACTAGCCAGCTAGTTCCTTATCCAAGCAGTTCCCAAGTGATAACTTCTTTAATCTGGACTCGTGCAATGGCTGCTTCCGCAACAGTCAAAGGCTCCCAACACCCATCCACGTTGGTCTTTGCAGTAAACATGCGGCCACGAATGGCATCGCCATTGTCTGAAAATGCATTTGGGAATATATTCTGGCTAACAAGTGCACACCACAATGCAGCccacacaaaacaaaatgatgAGCTTCCAGTTGTGGCGGGTCGGGTGAAGGAAGCAGTTAAAAAGTTAGACAGTAATTTCATCCAAAGTATGCAAGGGGATGAAGGGTTTCACAACATTCGCAAGTTGATGGAAGAAAGAGACGAAGTATATGCCAAAGAAAGACCCGGAATGTACATGGTTAGCGACCTGAGAAGTTTTAAATTGTCGGAATTGAATTTCGGGTGGGGAAAGCCTATTTGGGTTAGCCATGTTTGGGGATTCCCCAGTTCAGTGTTTGTGAATGGGGTATTTTTAGCAGAAAGCAGCGTGAACGGAGGAATAGAAGCGTGGGTACACTTGGACGAACCTGAAATGTCTATTTTGGAGCAAGATCCTGAATTTCTAACCTACGCTTCCTCAAATCCAGGTTTTTCTATGCCATCATAG